Proteins encoded by one window of Candidatus Methylomirabilota bacterium:
- a CDS encoding DUF4160 domain-containing protein, producing the protein MPTALRIDAYRFYFYSYDCGEPQHMHVDRENRSAKFWLDPDVALADNRGYSRKELRDIERMIRENLEVLKNEWDAFCGGDTRIG; encoded by the coding sequence ATGCCAACCGCGTTACGAATCGACGCTTATCGTTTCTACTTTTACTCGTACGATTGCGGTGAGCCACAACATATGCATGTGGACCGGGAGAATCGGAGCGCCAAATTCTGGCTTGATCCCGACGTAGCATTGGCCGACAATCGTGGCTATAGCCGCAAGGAGCTACGCGACATTGAGCGCATGATCCGTGAGAATCTGGAGGTCTTGAAGAATGAATGGGATGCATTCTGCGGCGGTGACACCCGCATTGGCTAG
- a CDS encoding DUF2442 domain-containing protein, whose product MHSAAVTPALARVVNVIMTDDTLALDLEDGRTISIPIGWYPRLAHGTPAERAHFQISGAGYGVHWPDLDEDIGVEGLLLGKKSTESPASFERWLQRRKERPQRATA is encoded by the coding sequence ATGCATTCTGCGGCGGTGACACCCGCATTGGCTAGAGTCGTAAACGTCATAATGACGGACGACACGCTGGCCCTAGATCTCGAGGACGGGCGGACCATCTCGATTCCCATCGGCTGGTATCCACGTTTGGCGCATGGTACGCCGGCTGAACGCGCTCATTTTCAAATCAGCGGCGCTGGCTACGGGGTCCACTGGCCGGATCTGGACGAAGATATTGGTGTCGAGGGATTGTTGCTTGGCAAGAAGTCGACAGAAAGTCCCGCCTCGTTCGAGCGATGGCTGCAGCGGCGGAAAGAACGGCCGCAGCGCGCCACCGCCTAA
- a CDS encoding F0F1 ATP synthase subunit epsilon — MAEQHSQTFMLEVVTPQRLIISEEVEELMAPGQEGYFGVWPGHTPFMTTLKIGELSYTRGRKERFLAVDWGYAEVRPDKVIVLVESAERPEEIDLARAEQAKLRAEERLRGFGDETIDHARAQAALERALARMAVAAKGRPS; from the coding sequence ATGGCAGAGCAACACAGTCAAACGTTCATGCTCGAGGTGGTCACGCCTCAGCGGCTGATCATCAGCGAGGAGGTTGAAGAGCTGATGGCGCCCGGACAGGAGGGATATTTCGGCGTCTGGCCCGGCCACACCCCCTTTATGACGACGCTGAAGATCGGGGAGCTATCCTATACGCGGGGGCGGAAGGAGCGGTTTCTGGCCGTCGACTGGGGGTACGCCGAGGTTCGCCCCGACAAGGTAATCGTCCTGGTGGAGTCGGCGGAGCGACCGGAGGAGATCGACCTGGCCAGGGCTGAACAGGCGAAGCTTAGGGCTGAGGAACGGCTACGTGGCTTCGGGGACGAAACCATCGATCATGCCAGGGCCCAGGCCGCCCTTGAGCGGGCGCTTGCCAGAATGGCGGTCGCGGCCAAGGGGCGGCCATCGTAA
- the aroF gene encoding 3-deoxy-7-phosphoheptulonate synthase, with product MIIVMKTGAHESQVRDVIRRIEELGYQAHIIEGTQRTVIGAVGDERGKDRLQSLEVMPGVDTVVPILQPFKLASREVKGGKSIVRVGDLEIGGPAVVVMAGPCSVESEAQMLQTAQAVKAAGATVLRGGAFKPRTSPYAFQGLAEEGLKYLDVARAATGLKIITEVVNPMDVELVAAYADILQIGARNVQNFALLKRAGEVGKPVLLKRGMATTIKEFLMAAEYILSEGNYNVALCERGIRTFETATRFTLDLSAVPVLNKLTHLPVIIDPSHGTGHWEYVAPMAKASVACGADGLLIEVHPNPEVAQSDGLQSLKLNKFQQLMDELRPIALAVGRRI from the coding sequence ATGATTATCGTCATGAAAACAGGCGCTCACGAGAGCCAGGTCCGAGACGTCATTCGGCGGATCGAGGAGCTCGGATATCAGGCCCATATCATCGAGGGGACGCAGCGGACGGTCATCGGGGCCGTGGGGGATGAGCGGGGTAAAGATCGCCTGCAATCACTGGAAGTGATGCCGGGAGTAGACACTGTCGTTCCGATCCTGCAGCCGTTCAAACTGGCGAGCCGAGAGGTAAAGGGCGGCAAGAGTATCGTCCGGGTGGGGGATCTGGAGATCGGCGGACCGGCGGTCGTGGTCATGGCCGGCCCCTGCTCGGTAGAGAGCGAGGCGCAGATGCTGCAGACCGCCCAGGCCGTCAAGGCGGCCGGGGCTACGGTCCTCCGGGGAGGGGCGTTCAAGCCGCGCACCTCGCCCTACGCCTTTCAAGGCCTGGCCGAGGAGGGGCTCAAGTACTTGGATGTCGCGAGGGCGGCGACTGGCCTGAAGATCATCACCGAGGTCGTCAACCCCATGGACGTGGAGCTGGTGGCGGCGTATGCCGATATTCTGCAGATCGGCGCCCGCAACGTCCAGAACTTTGCGCTGCTGAAGCGGGCCGGCGAGGTCGGTAAGCCGGTTCTGCTCAAGCGGGGGATGGCGACCACCATTAAGGAATTCTTGATGGCGGCTGAGTATATCCTGTCCGAAGGCAATTACAATGTCGCCCTCTGCGAGCGCGGGATTCGGACCTTCGAAACCGCTACCCGCTTTACCTTGGATCTGAGCGCGGTCCCCGTCCTCAATAAGCTGACCCACCTGCCGGTCATCATAGACCCCAGCCACGGCACGGGCCACTGGGAGTATGTGGCGCCGATGGCCAAGGCGTCGGTCGCCTGTGGGGCCGACGGGCTCTTGATTGAGGTCCATCCCAATCCTGAAGTGGCCCAATCCGACGGGCTGCAATCGCTCAAGCTCAACAAATTCCAGCAGCTCATGGACGAACTGCGCCCCATCGCCCTAGCCGTCGGCCGCCGGATCTAA
- the atpD gene encoding F0F1 ATP synthase subunit beta — MNAGKIVQVIGPVVDVEFDPGKLPAIHNALEVKAQQTKDIFSYSERLIVEVAQHLGESRIRAIALSSTDGLVRGMEVVDTGAPITIPVGRAALGRIMNVIGEPVDKQGPIDAKTHYPIHRPAPAFDEQATKVEILETGIKVIDLLEPYTKGGKTGLFGGAGVGKTVVIMELIRNIAMEHGGLSVFAGVGERTREGNDLWLEMKESGVIEKTALIYGQMTEPPGSRLRVALTGLTVAEYFRDEEKQDVLLFVDNIFRFTQAGSEVSALLGRMPSAVGYQPTLGTEMGELQERITSTKTGSITSVQAIYVPADDITDPAPAAAFAHLDATTVLSRQLTELGIYPAVDPLASTSRILDPRVVGEEHYSAARSIQKILQRYKDLQDIIAILGMDELSEDDKLVVARARKVQRFLSQPFFVAEQFTGQPGRYVKLKDSIQGFKELIEGKADDLPEQAFYMVGTLDEAREKAEKLAGHK; from the coding sequence ATGAACGCAGGGAAGATCGTACAGGTCATCGGACCTGTCGTCGATGTCGAGTTTGACCCGGGCAAACTGCCGGCCATTCACAACGCCCTCGAGGTCAAGGCCCAGCAGACCAAGGATATCTTTTCCTACAGTGAACGGCTGATTGTGGAGGTGGCCCAACACCTGGGAGAGAGCCGGATTCGAGCCATCGCCCTCTCCTCCACCGACGGGCTTGTCCGGGGGATGGAGGTCGTTGACACCGGCGCGCCGATCACCATTCCCGTGGGCCGGGCTGCCCTCGGTCGGATCATGAACGTGATCGGGGAGCCGGTGGATAAGCAGGGGCCGATAGACGCCAAGACGCACTACCCGATTCACCGCCCCGCCCCAGCCTTCGACGAACAGGCGACCAAGGTCGAGATCCTGGAGACCGGCATCAAGGTCATCGATCTGCTGGAACCGTATACCAAGGGCGGCAAGACCGGCCTCTTCGGCGGCGCCGGGGTCGGCAAGACCGTCGTCATTATGGAGCTGATCCGCAACATCGCCATGGAGCATGGCGGCCTCTCGGTCTTTGCGGGGGTGGGCGAGCGGACTCGCGAGGGAAACGACCTGTGGCTGGAGATGAAGGAGTCGGGGGTTATTGAGAAAACCGCCCTGATTTACGGCCAGATGACCGAGCCGCCCGGATCGCGGCTGCGAGTGGCACTGACCGGGCTGACCGTTGCCGAATACTTCAGAGACGAGGAGAAACAGGACGTCCTGCTGTTCGTCGATAATATCTTCCGCTTTACGCAGGCCGGCTCCGAGGTCTCGGCGCTGCTTGGCCGGATGCCATCGGCCGTCGGCTATCAACCGACGCTGGGGACAGAGATGGGCGAGCTGCAGGAGCGGATCACCTCGACCAAGACCGGCTCCATTACCTCGGTGCAAGCCATCTACGTACCGGCCGACGACATCACCGACCCGGCTCCGGCCGCAGCCTTTGCCCACCTGGACGCGACGACGGTCCTTTCCCGGCAGCTTACCGAGCTGGGGATCTACCCTGCGGTCGATCCGCTGGCCTCCACCTCCCGGATTCTCGACCCCCGCGTCGTGGGTGAAGAGCACTACTCTGCGGCCAGGTCAATCCAGAAGATCCTGCAGCGCTACAAGGACCTCCAGGACATCATCGCCATCCTGGGGATGGACGAGCTGTCCGAGGACGACAAGTTGGTGGTGGCGCGGGCGAGAAAGGTTCAGCGATTCCTGTCCCAACCCTTCTTCGTGGCGGAGCAGTTCACGGGTCAGCCCGGCCGCTACGTCAAACTGAAAGACTCGATCCAGGGATTCAAGGAGCTGATTGAGGGGAAGGCGGACGATCTGCCGGAGCAGGCCTTCTACATGGTCGGGACCCTCGATGAGGCCCGGGAGAAGGCCGAAAAGCTCGCGGGGCACAAGTAA
- the atpG gene encoding ATP synthase F1 subunit gamma: MATLRDIKRRITSVKSTQQITKAMKLVAAAKLRRAQERILEARPYAFKMQEVLASLALRADPQYHPLLCRRETGKKIIVVIAADKGLCGGFNSNIMRRSLELLRTTPGETTVTLVVVGRKTRDFYRRRPYTIRSEQVGFFDRLAYDHAAALGRELANAYVAEEADEIQLVYNEFKSVATQRVVVERLLPIEPLQAPEELAAIDFIYEPSPQVILEGLLPKHVEVQVYRALMESLAGEYGARMTAMDAASKNASEMIDLLTLQFNKARQERITKELLEVVGGAEALRAAKG; encoded by the coding sequence GGCGATGAAGCTGGTGGCGGCAGCCAAGCTGCGTCGGGCCCAGGAGCGCATCCTGGAGGCGCGTCCCTATGCCTTCAAGATGCAGGAGGTGCTGGCCAGCCTGGCCCTGAGGGCCGACCCCCAGTATCATCCGCTGCTCTGTCGACGCGAAACCGGCAAAAAGATCATCGTCGTCATTGCTGCCGACAAGGGGCTGTGCGGCGGGTTTAACAGCAATATCATGCGCCGGTCGCTGGAGTTGCTCCGCACAACACCCGGCGAAACCACCGTCACGCTGGTCGTGGTCGGGCGCAAGACGCGCGATTTCTATCGGCGCCGTCCCTATACGATCCGGTCGGAACAGGTCGGCTTTTTCGATCGGTTGGCGTATGACCATGCGGCCGCGTTGGGCCGAGAGTTGGCGAACGCCTACGTGGCCGAGGAGGCGGACGAGATCCAGTTGGTCTATAATGAGTTTAAGTCGGTCGCGACGCAGCGGGTCGTGGTGGAGCGGCTGCTGCCCATTGAGCCGTTGCAAGCCCCTGAGGAGCTGGCTGCCATCGACTTCATTTACGAGCCGTCGCCGCAGGTGATCCTGGAGGGGCTGCTGCCCAAACATGTTGAGGTGCAGGTGTACAGGGCGCTCATGGAATCGTTGGCTGGTGAGTACGGCGCCCGGATGACCGCTATGGATGCGGCGAGCAAGAACGCCTCAGAGATGATCGACCTGCTGACGTTGCAGTTCAACAAGGCGCGGCAGGAACGAATCACCAAGGAGCTGCTCGAGGTTGTCGGTGGGGCCGAGGCGTTGCGGGCGGCTAAAGGATAG